In Bradyrhizobium sp. WD16, the genomic stretch CGAGGCAAAGCGCCTGAGCACAAAGCTGGACCTCGTCGGCGCGATGCAGCTTGGGCTTGCCGCGCTTGTATTCGATGGGGAAAGCGGTCTCGCCGTCTGGTCCCCTGTGGAATTCAACGACGTCGGCAATGCCGGATATGTTGAGGCGCAAGCTTGCGAGCTGCAGCGCGGTCACGCGTCGCGCGCCGCGGCTCTTCCGCGAGCCGGCCTCGTGGGCCACGTCGTGCAGGACGCGGCCCTCGGCGGTGAAGCGGTTTTCCGCCCAGACGCGCTCGATGTGGATGAGGGCGGCCTGGCGCAGACAATAGACGGCGTGCTGGAGCGCGGAGATCGGAAGCGGGTCGTCGAGGTCCGCCGCGGGCGTCATGGATCACAGAACGTCGATGATCTCGACGCCGTCCGGTAATCCGTCGCGCCGTACCGAGACCTCGTAATCCTCGTAACGGCGTGCCGGAGGCGCGTTATCGAGTTTGTCGTCGCCTAGCGCATGCAGGTCGCCGTGGAAATTCCGCTGAATGGTGACGCGATCGAACAGCTGGTGTGCCGGCGCATTGCCCAAAGCCGACGAATGTTTGAAGGCAATCACACGTCGGGACGCCATCTCAGCACGTGCCGCCGAGCGGTCGTGCTCGAACATTGACTTCAGCGCATCGAAGACATGATCTAGATCTTCCTGGCCGAAGCCGGTGCGTTCAGCCAACTTGGCATTCACGAAGAGGTGCGCCCGATAAAGTCCGTAAGGCACCACGTGCTTGCGGCCCATCGTCCGGTTCTCGGTACGCTCGTCTCCGTCCGTCTGTTTCTCCCGATCGGCCTTTTCCTTTTCATTTGTCGCGGCCATCCGCGTGATCGAAATTTCCAGCGGCAGGATCGGCTCGACCGACTTGGCGAAAGCGACCTGCACTGGTCCGCGTACCTGGCCTGCGTTGATGCCTGTGCTCATCACCGCGCCAAAGGTGCGGACATCGAAGAAGTTGTCGCACATGAATCTGGTGAGCGCCTTGGCTTCTTCGTCGCTTTGCGGATTGAGGGATTTCTCCTTGGCGACCTTATCGTTGCCGTTCCGCACCGCCTTGTAGGCTTCGCGGTGCTTCTCGTTGAGGATCGAGCCCTCCTGCACATAGATGCGATAGCCGGGCTCATCACCGCGCGTGAGCTCGATATAGTTGCGGATCTTGCGCTTGAGCGAGACGTCGCTGACAAGACCGACATTGGTCTCCGGGTCCATGCGCGGCAGGTTGCCGGCGTCCGGATCGCCGTTCGGGTTGCCGTTGGTGACGTCGAACAGGAAAACGATATCGTAGCGGCTGGCGAGCGGGGTCATGCGGCGGCTTCCTCTGGCAAGGATTTATCGGCTTTGCGGAAGAATTCGTTACGCTGGTGGTAATAGCCGAGCCCGAACAGGGCCTGGCTCCTGTCCGGCAGGCTTGCCGGGAATGGATCCTTGGCCGGCTCCATCAATTCCATGATCGCGCCAATCCGCTTCTCCAGGTTGACCTTCAGGCCCGGCTTTTGCTTGCCGATCTTCGACAGATGGTTGGCCGAGCCGGATTCGAGCAGATGGAAGACCTTGCGCGGCTGGGCGGAAGCGGCGCCGTAGTACTTGTCCTTTATCGTCGCGTTGACGCCGTGGCCGAGCGCGATGGTCTGCGCCTGTTCGTACAGCGCAAACAACCGGCCGAGCAGATAGCCTTGATCGGTACAGGCAGTGTCGAGCGCCACGGGGACCTCCATTCTGAAATTTTTTGTCAGGATCGCCTTGAGCATCGCGACGCGCAGCGCATTGACATCATGATCGGCGCGCAGCCGCATGATGAGCGTGGAGAGGAGCGTCAGCGGGTAGGGGGTGTCGGACAAGATCGCGCGCAGCCATTCGCCGGCGAGATTGGGCTGGATGTTCTCGGATTTGCGCAGGACCGCCGTCTCGACCAGCATGCGCCACATCGATGGCACGGCTTCGCGCGGCGGCGGTTCGATGCGGAGGCGCTCGACATGCTTCAGGTACCGCCGTGCGATCACTCCGAAGTCGTCTTCGAGATAGAAGCGGACCGAAAGCCGCGCCGCATTCGGCGCGAGCCCAAGGATGTGGAAGCGCACGCCCTCCGGCAGTTCGGTGAGGACGTCAGCGGTTGCGCAGCCGGCGCGGATCTTGTCCAGCGTGTCCTGGACACCTCGGTTGGCGATCTTTTCGTCATCGATGCCCAATAGGCCGGCGAAGAAATCCTCCGCGTTCTCCGCGGCCTCGGGAGCGCCCGCATCCGCCCAGAACACGGTCGAGGCATCGCCGATCTGGATGCGATGACCGCTGTCGCGTTCGAGGAAGCGGTTCAGGGCCGTGGTGTAGGCGAAGGCGGATGCTTCGGATATCGGCGCATTGTCGCCTTGCTCGTGACCGTACGACGTGAATGCGTCGAGGTTGAAGGAGACGATCGACGCGCCAGACGACTGAGCGCCCCACACGCCTTTGATGGCAGGATGCAGTCGCGCCACAGGAGCTTTCTCGCCGCTGACGAGACAGATGGCTTCCGCATTCTTGCCGCTCCCGGCCGAAAGTGTCGCCCATAGCTCCCTGGCCGCCGGCCGATCATGAATAAAGACATCATCGAGCCGTTGTCGTTCCAGCACGAAAACGATGTTCTGGTCTTTCATTTCCTCGGGCCAGTCCCACTCGTCGAATCGTTCGGGAAGCCAGCCATCGAGAAACCGGAGCAGGGCGACGAGGCCTTCATCGTCATGGCCCACGAGCCATTCGCGATGGAGTTTGACAAATGCCTGGTGTTCTGCGGCAGTGCGTTTGCCGTCGCCCTCGGTCACGCCGAGAACATAGGCAGTTTTGTCCCACAGGAAGTTCGGTGCGATGCCGGACGTGCGCTTGACCGGCTGCGGCACCGCAAGGGGGCGGGCCCGTCGTTTGTTACCTTCGCCGCTGCGCAAATCGACAGGCTTGCCGGCCACCGAGCCGTCCGCGTTCAGGCTTATGAGAAAGCCGATGTTTTGGATCGAATACCCAAACGGAGGCACTTCATTTCGCGCCGCCATACGATCATAGGCCCGAACCAGCGCTGCCAGCGCGCTCATCGGCGAATCTCCGGCGAGTCGGGCGGCGGCACCTTCATTACGCCGCGATCGAGTGTGGCGCGGAAGAACAGCGACGACCGGTCGCCGCCGTGATCGATGTCGTACAGCATGAAACCGAGGTCGCGTGGTGTGCCAAATCCGAGATCCGGGGTTTCGGTCTCCGGCGTCGGCAGCGGCGCGTCCGGCTCAATCAGCTCGAAGCGGGCGGGAAACTCGCGCGTGCCCAGGCAGGGCTGGTGGAAGCACTGGCCTTTGCGGGTACGGCGGTTGAAGGTGTCGAGATGCTTGCCAGGGTTGTCGCTGCCATCGGCCTTCGGCGTCAGCTCGAAGCGCGCCGAGATGACGTAGTCGACGTTCGCAAGCACCGTCGCCGCACGCTGTTGGCGGTGATCCTCGACCACGAGCGAGAGGTCACCGAGATCGTCGCTTCTCATGGCCTTGCGAATGGCGGTGACGGGGGCCTTGGCCCCGACCTCGTTGCGACGGATCGACTGGAAGCGGATCGGCTTGAGGACGCGGATTTCCTCGACGATCCATTTGATCGCCGGCTTCCAATGGATGGCCTCGAGAATGCCGCGTGCGGCAGAAGGCGTCATCACGTCATACGAGACGCGTTCGACCTTCATTTCGGGCCGGGTAAAACAGGCGTAGTCGCCTGAGACGCGAAGTCGAACTCCGAACGCCACTAGATCGTCCCCCCAACCCTGGAAGCCCGGAAAAATTGTGCCGAAGAAAAGGAGCGACCGCAAGTGGAGCTAGGCCGCTGCGCAATTGGTTTCAATCCGCGCCGATCCGTTTAACGGCTGAGTGAGGTAGGCGGCCACCTTGATCAAGACGGCTAAGACGAACGCGGGCAGATCGGCGACCCCGCTCTCTGGTCCAGGTGCTTCATGGGCCAGTTCGCATTCTCAATAAGAAAATGTGCTGGATATGTTAGCTTCCATTTACGTAAACTTCAGATAATTAGCTCTGACAGGGCCAAGACGTCAGCTTCTTCCCAAAGAAGTCCGGTTTCTCGCGTGTAGAATCGCTCCCTTCTGAGTTCGACGAACTGGTCCCCGTACCCCGGGATCAATTCCGCATGACCATTGTCGATCAGCTTGCGGCGCCATGCGGGGGGCACCTGGACGATGAACCTCTGCAGTTTCCTCGCGGCGGCCCCGGCCATGATCGTGCCGGCCTGCAGGCGGCCTATGATCACGCGCGGCTCGTCCTCGATCGCCACGATGACGGGCTCCATGCCGCTTTCGATCAGGTGGAAGCCTTCGGCGACGGCGCGATAGGGAAAGTCGAGCACGTCCTTGCCCACCAGAAAGGCGTCGAGGACAGACATCTTTTCGGTCGAGCCGCCGGTGCCGCGCGTCGTGATCTGGTCGAGACGCTTCTCGCCTTTTTGCCAATAGACCTCGTTGAAGTACCGCTGGATCGCTTCTGGCGAGAGCAGGTCGTCGTGATGTGGAATGACGCGCTGCATCGCCTCGATGAACGGCCTGAATTCCGGCGGTGGCTTGGCGGCGGCCGGCCTGAACACCTTGACGACGCTATCGGGGACCGGACGTCGGCCTTCGCGGTTGCAGCGACCGGCGGCCTGGGCGATCTGGTCGAGCCCGGCCTCCGCACGCCAGACCCGCGGGAAGTCGAGATCGACACCGGCCTCGACCAGGGAGGTGGCGACGACCCGGCACGGGCGAGCCGCTCTCAGATCGTCACGGATCGAGGCCAGGATGCGACGGCGGTCAGCGGCCGTCTGGCGGGTAGAGAGGTGGACGAGGCCGGTCAGCTCCGCGGCCTTGGCCGCCCGGTACAGGTCCAGGGCGTGCTGGCGGCTATTGACGATCACGAGCGCCTGCTCAACGGCTGCGATCTCAGCCACAAGGTCGGCGTCAGCCAGTGGCTCGCTGCGGACGTCGAGGGTGACTCGTCTGAGCTCTCGTGCAAGACCAGCCGGATCTGGTGCCAGCTCCGAATCCTGCGACAGTTCGAATCCGCCCTTGAAGCGTGGCGCGGCGAGCGCCGGCTGCGTCGCGGTACAGAGTACGACGCTGCATCCGTGATTGCGCGCGAGTTCGTCTAGCGCTGCGACGCAGGGACGCAGAACCGGCAAGGGGATGGTCTGCGCTTCGTCGAGAATGATCACTGCGTTGACGAGGTTGTGGAGTTTGCGGCAACGCGATGGGCGGTTCGCGAACAGGCTTTCGAACAATTGCACATTGGTGGTGACGATGATTGGCGCGGCCCAATCTTCCATGGCCAGCCGCATCTTCGCGCCCATGTCACGCTCGCCTTCAAGATCGGGCGACCTGCGATCTTGACGTTCCTCCTCGATCGCAGAGTGATGCTCCAGTACGTGCTCCTCTCCGAGCACCTTGCGGAAAATCGCCGCGGTCTGATCGATGATCGATGTGAAGGGGATGCCGTAGACGATCCGGTCCATCCCGTGCGCCTTGGCGTGATCGAGCGCGAAGCCGAGAGAGGTGAGGGTCTTGCCGCCGCCGGTCGGCACGTTCAGCGTGAATATTCCACGCGGTCGAGCGGCCTTGGCTCTCGCATGGGCGAGTATTTCGGTGCGCCGGTGACCGAGCGGGCTATCGCTCGTGGTGGCCGCCATATCGGCCATGTAGCTGTCGAAACGGGCGGTCAGCGTGTCGATGATCGCGGGCAGCACGGGCCAGTCGCGATCGGCGCTGTGTCCTACGGCATTAAGATAGAACGTCTCGGTGTCGCGGTAGTCAGCATCGACGAGGCACGAGAACAACATGCGCCCCAGCAGCGCGAGCTGGAAGCCCCTTCGGCCAATGTCAGGGTGTCTTTTGAAAAACTGGGGGAAGAGACCGCCGGCTTCGGGCGAAAGTTCGTCGAGCCAGGTCGGATCGAGTTCGGGGAGCTCCTTACGGAGGCGTTCGGACAGTGCACGGTCCCCGCTCCAGTTGGACAGGCCGGCGTGATGGCCGGCAATGCAATAAGCCCCGATCAATGCCGCAAAGCGATCAGATCCGGTTGCGGCCGCCAGCTCCCGGATGGCGCGGGCACCAGCGGTGGCATGGTCTGGGCTCGGCCCCCGGCCGCCGATGTAGTCCTGAAACTCGTTTGTGTATTTCCCGAGATCATGGAGCAACCCAATCATGGCGCCCAGACGCCCCGCTCCAAACTTTTCCGCCCGCAACGAAGTCAGTTGCGAAACGGCCTTAAGATGGGCCGC encodes the following:
- the cas4 gene encoding CRISPR-associated protein Cas4, coding for MTPAADLDDPLPISALQHAVYCLRQAALIHIERVWAENRFTAEGRVLHDVAHEAGSRKSRGARRVTALQLASLRLNISGIADVVEFHRGPDGETAFPIEYKRGKPKLHRADEVQLCAQALCLEEMTARPVPEGALFYGETKRRLIVPFDAELRRLTEDTVRAFGALVASGRTPPAVWKASRCRSCSLIELCRPQAMAKSALDFRRRALVAALAPEAAANGSSP
- the cas7c gene encoding type I-C CRISPR-associated protein Cas7/Csd2, whose translation is MTPLASRYDIVFLFDVTNGNPNGDPDAGNLPRMDPETNVGLVSDVSLKRKIRNYIELTRGDEPGYRIYVQEGSILNEKHREAYKAVRNGNDKVAKEKSLNPQSDEEAKALTRFMCDNFFDVRTFGAVMSTGINAGQVRGPVQVAFAKSVEPILPLEISITRMAATNEKEKADREKQTDGDERTENRTMGRKHVVPYGLYRAHLFVNAKLAERTGFGQEDLDHVFDALKSMFEHDRSAARAEMASRRVIAFKHSSALGNAPAHQLFDRVTIQRNFHGDLHALGDDKLDNAPPARRYEDYEVSVRRDGLPDGVEIIDVL
- the cas8c gene encoding type I-C CRISPR-associated protein Cas8c/Csd1 yields the protein MSALAALVRAYDRMAARNEVPPFGYSIQNIGFLISLNADGSVAGKPVDLRSGEGNKRRARPLAVPQPVKRTSGIAPNFLWDKTAYVLGVTEGDGKRTAAEHQAFVKLHREWLVGHDDEGLVALLRFLDGWLPERFDEWDWPEEMKDQNIVFVLERQRLDDVFIHDRPAARELWATLSAGSGKNAEAICLVSGEKAPVARLHPAIKGVWGAQSSGASIVSFNLDAFTSYGHEQGDNAPISEASAFAYTTALNRFLERDSGHRIQIGDASTVFWADAGAPEAAENAEDFFAGLLGIDDEKIANRGVQDTLDKIRAGCATADVLTELPEGVRFHILGLAPNAARLSVRFYLEDDFGVIARRYLKHVERLRIEPPPREAVPSMWRMLVETAVLRKSENIQPNLAGEWLRAILSDTPYPLTLLSTLIMRLRADHDVNALRVAMLKAILTKNFRMEVPVALDTACTDQGYLLGRLFALYEQAQTIALGHGVNATIKDKYYGAASAQPRKVFHLLESGSANHLSKIGKQKPGLKVNLEKRIGAIMELMEPAKDPFPASLPDRSQALFGLGYYHQRNEFFRKADKSLPEEAAA
- the cas5c gene encoding type I-C CRISPR-associated protein Cas5c, producing the protein MAFGVRLRVSGDYACFTRPEMKVERVSYDVMTPSAARGILEAIHWKPAIKWIVEEIRVLKPIRFQSIRRNEVGAKAPVTAIRKAMRSDDLGDLSLVVEDHRQQRAATVLANVDYVISARFELTPKADGSDNPGKHLDTFNRRTRKGQCFHQPCLGTREFPARFELIEPDAPLPTPETETPDLGFGTPRDLGFMLYDIDHGGDRSSLFFRATLDRGVMKVPPPDSPEIRR
- a CDS encoding CRISPR-associated endonuclease Cas3'' — its product is MFFAHSLEGRYRDTWQPLAAHLKAVSQLTSLRAEKFGAGRLGAMIGLLHDLGKYTNEFQDYIGGRGPSPDHATAGARAIRELAAATGSDRFAALIGAYCIAGHHAGLSNWSGDRALSERLRKELPELDPTWLDELSPEAGGLFPQFFKRHPDIGRRGFQLALLGRMLFSCLVDADYRDTETFYLNAVGHSADRDWPVLPAIIDTLTARFDSYMADMAATTSDSPLGHRRTEILAHARAKAARPRGIFTLNVPTGGGKTLTSLGFALDHAKAHGMDRIVYGIPFTSIIDQTAAIFRKVLGEEHVLEHHSAIEEERQDRRSPDLEGERDMGAKMRLAMEDWAAPIIVTTNVQLFESLFANRPSRCRKLHNLVNAVIILDEAQTIPLPVLRPCVAALDELARNHGCSVVLCTATQPALAAPRFKGGFELSQDSELAPDPAGLARELRRVTLDVRSEPLADADLVAEIAAVEQALVIVNSRQHALDLYRAAKAAELTGLVHLSTRQTAADRRRILASIRDDLRAARPCRVVATSLVEAGVDLDFPRVWRAEAGLDQIAQAAGRCNREGRRPVPDSVVKVFRPAAAKPPPEFRPFIEAMQRVIPHHDDLLSPEAIQRYFNEVYWQKGEKRLDQITTRGTGGSTEKMSVLDAFLVGKDVLDFPYRAVAEGFHLIESGMEPVIVAIEDEPRVIIGRLQAGTIMAGAAARKLQRFIVQVPPAWRRKLIDNGHAELIPGYGDQFVELRRERFYTRETGLLWEEADVLALSELII